A genomic segment from Garra rufa unplaced genomic scaffold, GarRuf1.0 hap1_unplaced_003, whole genome shotgun sequence encodes:
- the LOC141309773 gene encoding heparan sulfate 2-O-sulfotransferase 1-like: MCCGWLDIITSQQQLPERQLTFTHYCRHIVYTVKFPSQDLTKRAIARHEVREIEQRHIQEGAKEALVEEDDLVVIYNRVPKTASTSFSNIAYDLCNKNHYHVLHINTTKNNPVMSLQDQVRFVKNVTLWKEMKPAFYHGHVSFLDFAKFGVKKKPVYINVIRDPIERLVSYYYFLRFGDDYRPGLRRRKQGDKKGP, encoded by the exons ATGTGCTGTGGTTGGCTTGACATCATCACCTCACAGCAGCAGCTGCCCGAGCGCCAGCTCACATTTACACACTACTGTCGCCACATTGTGTACACTGTCAAGTTTCCATCTCAAGATCTCACGA AGCGTGCCATTGCCAGACATGAGGTACGGGAGATTGAGCAGCGTCACATTCAAGAGGGGGCGAAGGAGGCCCTGGTAGAGGAGGACGATTTGGTGGTCATCTACAACCGAGTGCCCAAAACAGCCAGTACCTCCTTCAGTAACATCGCCTACGACCTGTGCAACAAAAACCACTACCATGTGCTGCACATCAACACCACCAAAAACAATCCCGTCATGTCTCTTCAGGATCAG GTACGGTTTGTAAAGAATGTGACGTTGTGGAAGGAGATGAAGCCTGCGTTCTACCACGGACATGTTTCATTTTTAGACTTCGCCAA atttggagtGAAGAAAAAGCCTGTTTACATAAATGTTATTCGGGATCCTATTGAGCGTCTGGTGTCTTATTACTATTTCCTGCGCTTTGGTGATGACTACAGACCAGGTCTGCGACGCAGGAAGCAAGGAGACAAAAAG GGACCATGA